From one Amphiura filiformis chromosome 13, Afil_fr2py, whole genome shotgun sequence genomic stretch:
- the LOC140168344 gene encoding kelch-like protein 26, with protein sequence MDESSMYQDDSYLMDDSVAINNLSPRRCSPSRAELLAAANVPLTNQDGSAGTSHTARILTGVHLLQKKNALCDVTLIAEGCRFSAHKAILAASSPYFWNLFVESPDANCTIDYNKTPAVTAEMRNSNSNEVMISDVTSRALLGVISFVYSSSVTNMKMTVSTIAEILLAAIKMQVMGLPQYCIDHLRVNIDFENCIDVFVCGQKQDLESMIDTAIQFMTESFGTVTQTVSFLELTIDQLKALLKNSQLKENLGGNLAIAVERWVEHDSLARDLHNDGLMRLVPATPRTPLRDVTKNRVNGKSIENLHKTIALPKYSQGAVLTPKIIAMGGEDIQGVLSERSYVFDPKTGQWDLFATMPIRRLDLCAVTHDNHMYVVGGQHSADSKATDSIGTIHRYNPRFDSWEQLHPMQKRRALFTLDAVNDCLYAVGGKNTQGSLASVECFDPDKNAWDYVSHLPLPVFGHAGAVHDGKLYVTGGVVSGRSFSCALQCYDPIIDKWSYYPPMTSKRAFHVMRQVGDKLYVIGGNSYNENGKRVDCSKVECYDLDTNQWQTLTPMLQPVCFAAVAAYKQYIYVIGGYNGRKSKRHADVQRYNTREDEWSVASQLPEPMMRLGACKLNLPASATGPVMKVTRLNTHGSEGSQAGSG encoded by the exons ATG GATGAGAGTTCTATGTACCAGGATGACAGCTACCTCATGGATGATAGCGTTGCTATTAACAACCTATCCCCACGACGATGCTCACCAAGCAGAGCTGAACTACTAGCTGCAGCAAATGTCCCCCTCACCAACCAAGATGGCAGCGCTGGAACTTCCCATACTGCCAGGATCCTAACCGGTGTCCATCTATTACAAAAGAAAAACGCCCTCTGTGATGTAACATTGATAGCGGAAGGTTGCCGCTTTTCTGCTCACAAAGCCATCCTTGCAGCATCCAGTCCATACTTTTGGAACCTTTTTGTGGAGTCACCGGATGCAAACTGTACCATTGATTATAACAAGACTCCGGCTGTGACTGCGGAGATGCGTAACAGCAACTCCAACGAGGTAATGATTTCGGACGTGACATCGCGTGCTCTCCTTGGCGTTATATCGTTTGTTTACTCATCGTCAGTGACTAATATGAAAATGACTGTGAGTACGATAGCGGAGATCCTCCTTGCTGCTATTAAGATGCAAGTGATGGGTTTACCACAGTATTGCATCGATCATCTACGAGTCAACATCGATTTTGAGAACTGTATCGATGTCTTTGTCTGCGGTCAAAAGCAGGACTTGGAATCCATGATAGACACTGCTATACAGTTTATGACAGAAAGCTTTGGTACGGTCACTCAAACGGTCAGCTTCTTAGAACTGACCATCGACCAGTTGAAGGCATTGCTGAAGAACAGTCAGCTGAAGGAGAACCTGGGTGGTAATCTGGCGATTGCTGTGGAGCGATGGGTGGAGCATGATTCTCTAGCACGGGATCTCCACAATGATGGGTTAATGAGACTGGTACCTGCAACTCCGCGTACTCCACTAAGAGATGTCACTAAGAATCGTGTGAATGGTAAAAGCATAGAGAACCTTCATAAGACAATAGCCTTACCAAAATACAGCCAAGGAGCTGTTCTTACTCCAAAAATTATTGCAATGGGGGGAGAGGATATCCAAGGTGTTTTGTCGGAGCGTTCGTACGTTTTTGACCCCAAGACAGGTCAATGGGATTTGTTTGCAACAATGCCGATTCGTCGTCTTGATCTATGTGCGGTTACCCATGACAACCATATGTATGTCGTTGGAGGCCAGCACTCTGCGGACTCAAAAGCTACGGACAGCATCGGTACGATTCATCGATACAATCCGAGATTCGATAGTTGGGAGCAGCTCCACCCAATGCAGAAACGAAGAGCACTTTTCACATTAGACGCTGTAAATGACTGCCTGTATGCTGTCGGGGGCAAGAACACACAAGGATCTCTCGCGAGCGTGGAATGCTTTGACCCAGACAAGAATGCTTGGGACTACGTATCACATCTTCCTTTGCCCGTATTTGGCCATGCTggtgcagtgcatgatgggaagttgTACGTTACTGGTGGTGTAGTCTCTGGTAGATCTTTCAGTTGTGCCTTACAGTGCTACGATCCTATTATTGACAAATGGAGCTATTATCCGCCGATGACGTCAAAGCGAGCCTTTCATGTGATGCGCCAAGTCGGTGACAAATTGTACGTAATCGGTGGTAACTCCTACAATGAGAATGGTAAACGAGTTGACTGTAGCAAGGTGGAGTGCTACGACTTGGACACCAACCAATGGCAGACGTTGACACCAATGCTTCAACCAGTATGCTTTGCGGCCGTTGCAGCGTACAAGCAGTACATCTATGTGATTGGAGGGTATAATGGACGGAAATCAAAGAGACATGCCGATGTCCAGAGATAcaacaccagagaagatgagtgGAGTGTTGCCAGTCAGTTGCCAGAACCCATGATGAGATTGGGTGCTTGTAAATTAAATTTGCCAGCTAGTGCAACTGGGCCTGTTATGAAGGTGACAAGACTAAATACACATGGGTCTGAAGGAAGCCAGGCAGGTTCTGGTTAA